One window from the genome of Candidatus Zixiibacteriota bacterium encodes:
- the metG gene encoding methionine--tRNA ligase, which translates to MAKPIYLTTPIYYVNDRPHIGHAYTTIAADLLARFHRLAGREAFFLTGTDEHGTKVAEAAAAAGMTPQAFCDRTVETFRRAWENLAIDYDYFIRTTSPRHAQAVHRLLDAMRAARTDDGREAVYSDYYEGLYCTGCEKFITEKELVDGLCPDHKRPPEKLREKNYFFRLSAYLPKIREKILSGELRILPEERRREVLGLIEQDLGDFSISRERVKWGIPLSFDRTQVAYVWVDALSNYISAVGYGDDPAAFAKWWTNAEVVHLMAKDILKFHCLYWPAMLMAAGVRLPDTMFLHGFFTVDGEKMSKSLGNQIDPNAMVAQFGADGTRYLLLTQYPFGVDGDIQAQRFAAQYNADLANDLGNLVSRVVKMVQTNFEGRLPGPHREIAGLQELMEAAEAAPAAAYEHIRNFRIGQAVAEGMNLVRAANKFFNDRVPWQLARDGRRDEMGGILYACCEVIRIVSIILAPVMPNKMRAVRGIFGLDDGTLTLDAARVFFALEPGTPVAFGEAVFPRIAPPQEAPPATAAAPPPAEGSADGLIDIADFGRVQLRVAEVLRAERVPGADRLLRLQISLGDETRQIVAGVAEHYTPEQITGRRIVVVANLKPATIRGLESRGMLLAAKKGKVLRLVVPDGDLPPGAAIS; encoded by the coding sequence GTGGCCAAGCCGATTTACCTCACGACGCCCATTTACTACGTCAACGACCGCCCGCACATCGGGCACGCCTACACCACGATCGCGGCCGACCTGCTCGCGCGCTTTCACCGCCTGGCCGGGCGCGAGGCGTTTTTCCTCACCGGCACCGACGAACACGGGACCAAGGTGGCCGAGGCGGCCGCCGCCGCCGGCATGACGCCCCAGGCGTTCTGCGACCGGACGGTGGAGACGTTCCGGCGCGCCTGGGAGAACCTCGCGATCGACTACGACTACTTCATCCGCACTACCTCGCCGCGCCACGCCCAGGCCGTGCACAGACTGCTCGACGCCATGCGCGCGGCGCGCACCGACGACGGCCGCGAGGCCGTCTACTCCGATTACTACGAGGGGCTCTACTGCACCGGCTGCGAGAAGTTCATCACCGAGAAGGAGCTGGTCGACGGCCTCTGCCCCGACCACAAGCGCCCGCCGGAGAAGCTCCGCGAGAAGAACTACTTCTTCCGCCTGTCCGCCTACCTGCCGAAGATCCGCGAGAAGATCCTCTCGGGCGAGCTGCGGATTTTGCCGGAGGAGCGCCGCCGCGAGGTGCTCGGCCTGATCGAGCAGGATCTGGGAGATTTCTCGATCTCCCGCGAACGGGTGAAGTGGGGAATCCCGCTGTCGTTCGACCGCACGCAGGTGGCCTACGTGTGGGTGGACGCGCTGTCGAACTACATCTCGGCGGTCGGGTACGGCGACGATCCGGCGGCGTTCGCGAAGTGGTGGACCAACGCTGAAGTCGTGCACCTGATGGCCAAGGACATCCTCAAGTTCCACTGCCTCTATTGGCCGGCGATGCTGATGGCGGCGGGAGTGCGGTTGCCGGACACGATGTTCCTGCACGGGTTTTTCACGGTCGACGGCGAGAAGATGTCGAAGTCGCTCGGGAACCAGATCGACCCGAACGCCATGGTCGCCCAGTTCGGGGCCGACGGCACCCGGTACCTGCTGCTCACTCAGTACCCGTTCGGGGTCGACGGGGACATCCAGGCCCAGCGGTTTGCGGCGCAGTACAACGCCGACCTCGCGAACGATCTGGGGAACCTCGTGTCGCGGGTGGTCAAGATGGTGCAGACGAATTTCGAGGGCCGGCTGCCGGGTCCGCACCGGGAGATTGCCGGGCTGCAGGAGCTGATGGAGGCGGCCGAGGCCGCGCCGGCCGCGGCCTACGAGCACATCCGGAATTTCCGGATCGGGCAGGCTGTCGCCGAGGGAATGAACCTCGTGCGGGCGGCCAACAAGTTCTTCAACGACCGCGTGCCGTGGCAGCTTGCCCGCGACGGGCGGCGCGACGAGATGGGCGGGATCCTCTACGCCTGTTGCGAGGTGATCCGGATTGTCTCGATCATCCTCGCCCCGGTGATGCCCAACAAGATGCGCGCGGTGCGCGGCATTTTCGGACTGGACGACGGGACGCTCACGCTCGACGCCGCGCGGGTGTTTTTCGCGCTGGAGCCGGGAACGCCAGTGGCCTTCGGCGAGGCGGTCTTCCCGCGGATCGCGCCGCCGCAGGAAGCGCCGCCCGCGACCGCGGCCGCGCCGCCGCCCGCGGAAGGCTCGGCCGACGGCCTCATCGATATCGCCGACTTCGGCCGCGTGCAGCTCCGGGTGGCCGAGGTGCTCCGCGCCGAGCGGGTCCCCGGAGCGGACCGGCTCCTCCGCCTGCAGATTTCACTCGGCGACGAGACCCGCCAGATTGTCGCCGGGGTGGCGGAGCACTACACGCCGGAGCAGATCACGGGCAGGCGCATCGTGGTCGTCGCCAACCTCAAGCCCGCGACCATCCGGGGGCTGGAGTCGCGGGGGATGCTGCTGGCGGCGAAAAAGGGGAAAGTGCTTCGGCTGGTCGTGCCCGACGGGGATCTTCCGCCGGGCGCCGCGATAAGCTGA
- a CDS encoding pyridoxine 5'-phosphate synthase, which produces MSSLTVNVNLIAMLRELRRLEEPDPAQAAVLAELNGAEGIAVQVRRDRRFVRERDLYVLQAVAKTKLVVELPPADDLIGRMMEIKPHTVVFAADQPDLEAQAAPIDFSAPQVDFRDLTERLAAVGVQVAYLVEPEADQIKGASKARANAVLIDCGGYTRARRREEAQRELDRIDEAGRLAAKAELTVMLGRGITYRNVAPLAELGYVDDFVIGQAIAGRGMLVGFGQAVREMAALVRRQEPTAN; this is translated from the coding sequence GTGTCGTCACTGACGGTAAATGTAAATCTCATCGCCATGCTGCGCGAACTGCGGCGCCTGGAGGAGCCCGATCCGGCCCAGGCGGCCGTGCTGGCGGAACTCAACGGCGCGGAGGGGATCGCGGTCCAGGTGCGGCGCGACCGGCGCTTCGTCCGGGAGCGCGACCTCTACGTGCTCCAGGCGGTCGCCAAAACCAAGCTGGTGGTCGAGCTGCCGCCGGCCGACGACCTCATCGGGCGGATGATGGAGATCAAGCCGCACACGGTCGTGTTCGCCGCGGATCAGCCGGACCTCGAGGCGCAGGCCGCGCCGATCGATTTCAGCGCGCCGCAGGTCGATTTCCGCGATCTGACCGAGCGACTGGCCGCGGTCGGTGTGCAGGTCGCCTACCTCGTCGAGCCGGAGGCGGACCAGATCAAGGGCGCCTCCAAGGCTCGGGCCAACGCCGTGCTGATCGACTGCGGCGGCTACACGCGGGCCCGCCGGCGCGAGGAGGCCCAGCGCGAACTTGACCGGATCGACGAGGCCGGACGGCTGGCGGCCAAAGCGGAGCTCACGGTGATGCTCGGACGGGGAATCACCTACCGCAATGTCGCGCCCCTGGCGGAACTCGGTTATGTCGACGATTTCGTGATCGGGCAGGCGATCGCCGGCCGGGGGATGCTGGTCGGGTTCGGACAGGCGGTGCGGGAAATGGCGGCTCTCGTGCGCCGACAGGAACCGACCGCGAACTGA
- a CDS encoding TatD family hydrolase produces MIDSHCHLDFAAFEGRREEALADARAAGVHTVINIGVDLAASERSVALAEQHAMVYATVGVHPHDATTLDADTLARLRALARHEKVVAVGEIGLDFFRDRSPRETQKRAFHQQLELAIETALPVVIHTREAFRDTVAIVREYAPRLRGGVFHCFPGDIAEAREAIDLGFVISVGGVITFGDTKMARVAQAVPLDRIILETDAPFLTPAPHRGKTNYPAYVRYVYRRLAELKELPAAHLERTVDGTVQKLFGLVETLEG; encoded by the coding sequence ATGATCGACTCCCACTGCCATCTCGATTTCGCGGCTTTCGAGGGCCGGCGCGAGGAGGCGCTGGCCGACGCGCGGGCCGCCGGCGTCCACACTGTCATCAACATCGGGGTGGATCTGGCCGCCTCGGAGCGCTCGGTCGCGCTGGCCGAGCAGCACGCCATGGTGTACGCGACCGTGGGAGTGCATCCGCACGACGCCACGACGCTGGACGCGGACACGCTGGCGCGCCTGCGCGCGCTGGCCCGGCACGAAAAAGTGGTGGCGGTCGGCGAGATCGGGCTGGATTTCTTCCGCGACCGCTCGCCCCGCGAGACGCAGAAACGGGCCTTCCACCAGCAGCTTGAGCTGGCCATCGAGACCGCGCTCCCGGTCGTCATTCACACCCGCGAGGCATTCCGCGATACGGTTGCGATCGTGCGGGAGTATGCTCCCCGGCTGCGCGGCGGCGTGTTCCACTGTTTCCCTGGGGACATCGCCGAGGCGCGCGAGGCGATCGATCTCGGGTTCGTCATTTCCGTCGGAGGGGTGATCACGTTCGGCGATACGAAAATGGCGCGGGTGGCCCAGGCGGTTCCTTTGGATCGGATTATCCTGGAGACCGATGCCCCCTTCCTCACCCCCGCGCCGCACCGCGGCAAAACCAACTACCCGGCCTATGTCCGGTACGTCTACCGGCGGCTGGCCGAGCTCAAAGAACTCCCCGCCGCGCACCTCGAGCGGACGGTCGACGGGACGGTGCAGAAGCTGTTCGGGCTGGTCGAGACGCTGGAGGGGTGA
- a CDS encoding class I SAM-dependent methyltransferase, with protein MDDTKRITEANRRAWNEATPLHQRHRTVDLRAKFAEPGYSCLDPIETAKLLQIGLAGQRVAQLCCNNGREILSLVNLGAAEGVGFDISDAAIAEAEELARIAGANCRFVRTDVYDTGREWDGRFDLVYITIGALSWLPDLGRFFGVAARLLAPGAALAVYEQHPFLYLFPTPGDPEYDSENELTAVFSYFRTAPWEETQGIDYIGGTTYASPTSYSHTQKISDILNPILRSGLMLREFHEYPHDISLVWRHLEKYHVVPLCYLLVAHKPKDGAPAGP; from the coding sequence ATGGACGACACCAAGCGCATCACCGAGGCCAATCGCAGAGCCTGGAACGAGGCGACGCCGCTCCACCAGCGGCACCGCACGGTCGATCTCAGAGCGAAATTCGCCGAACCGGGGTATTCCTGCCTCGATCCGATCGAAACGGCGAAACTGCTTCAGATCGGACTGGCGGGACAGCGCGTCGCGCAATTGTGCTGCAACAACGGGCGCGAAATCCTCTCTCTGGTAAACCTCGGGGCGGCCGAGGGAGTCGGGTTCGACATCTCCGATGCCGCGATCGCCGAGGCCGAGGAACTGGCCCGCATCGCCGGCGCCAACTGCCGGTTCGTGCGCACCGACGTGTACGACACCGGGCGGGAGTGGGACGGCCGGTTCGACCTCGTCTACATCACGATTGGGGCGCTCTCCTGGCTGCCCGACCTCGGCCGATTTTTCGGCGTTGCCGCCCGCCTGCTCGCCCCGGGCGCGGCCCTGGCGGTCTACGAACAGCACCCCTTCCTGTATCTCTTCCCGACGCCGGGGGACCCCGAGTACGACTCCGAGAACGAGCTGACCGCGGTCTTCTCGTATTTTCGGACCGCGCCGTGGGAGGAGACGCAGGGGATCGACTACATCGGCGGCACCACCTATGCGAGTCCGACCAGCTACAGCCACACGCAGAAGATTTCGGATATTCTCAATCCGATCCTCAGAAGCGGGCTGATGCTGAGGGAGTTTCACGAGTACCCGCACGACATATCGCTCGTGTGGCGCCATTTGGAGAAATACCACGTTGTCCCGCTGTGCTACCTGCTGGTGGCGCACAAGCCGAAGGACGGTGCTCCGGCGGGGCCATGA
- a CDS encoding peptidoglycan DD-metalloendopeptidase family protein — translation MRRAAWAAALLLVLGAADVQADKGKDKDRIRSQQEELERIRKDVERSEKKLDSLRSAELQTTEQISRYDQKITANKKVIGRLTRQLADVHEQMQATEDRLGQSRDRLERARRKYLGDIRQFYAKATGRTARPLWSGPAKGLEENRQIVYLAALAQFESDNVADAGAYLSETLAMLDTLASQRTKVQSLKKDKETATALDLSQREKREKALEKIRRTKLAEGDKMLTLQQAADEIERVIALLEEQRERRESRPSEPAPPSAFATLKGQLPPPAPGKVTVPFGPAQDPVTKLKSYSPGITIAAAPGAAVRAVAAGSVAYVGTLRGYGRFVIISHDSDYYTTYAGLGEPQVRTGDAVTGTTVLGRVGPEGQVKFELRQGREPLDPVLWIRLDAF, via the coding sequence GTGAGACGTGCGGCGTGGGCGGCGGCCCTCCTGCTGGTCCTGGGGGCGGCGGACGTGCAGGCGGACAAGGGCAAGGACAAGGACCGCATCCGCAGCCAGCAGGAAGAGCTGGAGCGCATCCGCAAGGACGTCGAGCGGAGCGAGAAGAAGCTCGACTCGCTGCGCAGCGCCGAGCTGCAGACGACGGAACAGATCTCGCGGTACGACCAGAAGATCACCGCGAACAAGAAAGTGATCGGGCGGCTGACGCGCCAACTGGCCGACGTGCACGAGCAGATGCAGGCGACCGAGGACCGTCTCGGGCAGTCGCGCGACCGGCTCGAACGGGCGCGCCGCAAATATCTCGGCGATATCCGCCAGTTCTACGCGAAGGCCACCGGGCGGACGGCCCGGCCGCTCTGGTCGGGGCCTGCGAAGGGGCTGGAGGAAAACCGCCAGATCGTTTACCTCGCCGCCCTCGCCCAGTTCGAATCGGACAACGTCGCCGACGCCGGCGCCTACCTGAGCGAGACGCTCGCCATGCTCGACACGCTCGCTAGCCAGCGGACCAAGGTCCAGTCGCTCAAAAAGGACAAAGAGACGGCGACGGCGCTCGACCTGAGCCAGCGAGAGAAGCGGGAGAAAGCGCTGGAGAAAATCCGCCGGACCAAGCTCGCCGAGGGGGACAAGATGCTTACGCTGCAGCAGGCGGCCGATGAAATCGAGCGCGTGATCGCGCTGCTCGAAGAGCAGCGGGAGCGGCGGGAAAGCCGGCCGAGCGAGCCTGCGCCTCCCTCGGCGTTCGCCACCCTGAAGGGGCAGCTCCCACCGCCGGCGCCGGGGAAAGTGACCGTGCCGTTCGGGCCGGCCCAGGATCCGGTCACCAAGCTGAAGTCGTACTCGCCGGGAATCACGATCGCGGCCGCGCCCGGGGCGGCGGTCCGCGCGGTGGCGGCCGGATCGGTCGCCTATGTCGGGACGTTGCGGGGATACGGGCGGTTTGTTATCATAAGCCATGACAGCGACTACTACACCACCTACGCCGGGCTCGGCGAGCCCCAGGTGCGCACCGGGGACGCGGTGACAGGGACCACCGTGCTCGGGCGGGTGGGGCCGGAGGGCCAGGTAAAGTTCGAGTTGCGCCAGGGTCGCGAACCCCTCGATCCGGTGCTGTGGATACGCCTCGATGCCTTTTGA
- a CDS encoding nitroreductase family protein, whose amino-acid sequence MSGILFLRTGDLERTAAFYIARLDCRRWLDQPGCVILRHDNFLFGLCARERPQTDVLLTFFYDTPAEVDRLYARHRDTADGPPRLNETYRIYQFFARDPEGRGLEFQHFADPVAQFRSGDDLLATRRSVREFAPDPVPDDVIERIIESCRFAPSAWNRQPQCYRIIRDPETLRYLAASRQEATAPIGRAPAAVAVSVDTTVSPYPAVDGAIAAYHFLLAAWFYGLGTCWMGNMDAPEIKARLGLPPGHFLATVTPLGYPKERAAPPPARKPFAAFLRG is encoded by the coding sequence ATGAGCGGCATTCTCTTTTTGCGCACGGGGGACCTGGAGCGGACAGCGGCCTTCTACATCGCCCGCCTCGACTGCCGCCGGTGGCTCGATCAGCCGGGGTGCGTCATACTCCGCCACGACAATTTCCTGTTCGGCTTGTGCGCCCGCGAGCGCCCGCAGACGGACGTTCTCCTCACCTTCTTCTACGACACTCCCGCCGAGGTCGACCGCCTGTACGCCCGCCACCGGGATACCGCCGATGGGCCGCCGCGGCTCAACGAGACCTACCGCATCTACCAGTTCTTCGCCCGCGACCCGGAGGGCCGGGGGCTCGAATTCCAGCATTTCGCCGATCCCGTGGCCCAGTTCCGCAGCGGCGACGATCTGTTGGCGACCCGCCGCAGCGTCCGCGAATTCGCGCCCGATCCCGTCCCCGACGACGTGATCGAACGCATCATCGAGAGTTGCCGTTTTGCTCCGAGCGCCTGGAACCGCCAGCCGCAGTGTTACCGGATTATCCGCGATCCCGAGACGCTGCGCTATCTGGCCGCCAGCCGGCAGGAGGCGACCGCCCCGATCGGCCGGGCGCCGGCGGCGGTCGCGGTGAGCGTCGATACCACCGTCAGCCCCTACCCGGCCGTCGACGGCGCTATTGCCGCGTACCATTTCCTGCTCGCGGCGTGGTTTTACGGTCTCGGGACGTGCTGGATGGGAAACATGGATGCGCCGGAGATCAAGGCCCGCCTCGGCCTCCCGCCGGGGCACTTCCTCGCCACGGTCACGCCGCTGGGTTATCCGAAGGAGCGCGCGGCGCCGCCGCCGGCGCGCAAGCCTTTCGCCGCCTTTCTCCGCGGCTGA
- the rsmA gene encoding ribosomal RNA small subunit methyltransferase A — protein sequence MPGHRPQKRLGQHFLVSAEIVRKLIDLIAASPEDVIVEIGPGRGALTVPLAASGARVVAVEFDRNLAGPLAASLRGYARTTVLNQDFLAFDPERAGLERFVLVGNLPYNLTSPVVEWAVQRRAHILRAVFMVQREVAARLCAAPGGKDWSPLGIFTQLVFEAQRRFDVGPEHFRPRPKVHSAVVELRPRTDAPAAPEGFEPVVRAAFARRRKQLVNNLAPALVPDAAAAQRAIAACGLPAQVRAEQLTTEDFFNLTRRLRSGSID from the coding sequence ATGCCGGGGCATCGCCCGCAGAAGCGGCTGGGGCAGCACTTCCTGGTGTCGGCCGAAATTGTGCGGAAGCTGATCGATCTCATCGCGGCCTCGCCGGAGGACGTGATTGTCGAGATCGGGCCGGGGCGGGGGGCGCTGACCGTGCCGCTGGCGGCGAGCGGGGCGCGCGTGGTGGCCGTGGAGTTCGACCGCAACCTGGCCGGACCGCTGGCCGCGTCGCTCCGCGGCTATGCGCGGACCACCGTGCTCAACCAGGATTTCCTCGCTTTCGATCCGGAGCGCGCCGGGTTGGAGCGCTTCGTGCTCGTCGGGAATCTCCCCTACAACCTCACCTCGCCGGTGGTCGAGTGGGCCGTGCAGCGCCGGGCGCACATCCTCCGCGCGGTGTTCATGGTGCAGCGGGAAGTGGCCGCGCGGCTGTGCGCGGCGCCGGGGGGAAAAGACTGGTCGCCGCTGGGCATATTCACGCAGCTGGTGTTCGAGGCGCAGCGGCGGTTCGACGTGGGACCGGAGCATTTTCGCCCGCGACCGAAAGTGCACTCGGCGGTCGTGGAGCTTCGCCCGCGGACGGACGCGCCGGCGGCGCCGGAGGGGTTCGAACCGGTCGTGCGGGCGGCCTTCGCCCGACGGCGCAAGCAGCTGGTCAACAACCTCGCGCCCGCGCTCGTACCCGACGCCGCCGCGGCCCAGCGGGCGATCGCCGCCTGCGGTCTGCCGGCACAGGTGCGGGCCGAGCAGCTCACCACCGAGGACTTTTTCAATTTGACGCGCCGGTTGCGATCCGGTAGTATTGACTGA
- a CDS encoding ATP-binding cassette domain-containing protein yields the protein MPDTAIVELSNVDLAYPRSGELFRNLSLSVRPGETAVITGGPGSGKTTIAELLVGRKFADAGSVEVFGENLRRGRGRALNRVRRRLGGVGGIFGLVPTYTAADNITYPLVLAGVRKRARKERLLRMLTEFSLLTRAQDYPATLTRVEQTLVQLARASIADQPLLVIDEPMAGLDTATARRVFEYLVKASLSGRTMVLLMSDHPPGTLPNSTSYVIREGRLT from the coding sequence ATGCCCGACACCGCGATCGTCGAACTGAGCAATGTTGATCTCGCCTATCCCCGCAGCGGAGAGCTTTTCCGCAATCTGAGCTTGTCGGTGCGACCGGGGGAGACGGCGGTGATTACGGGGGGGCCGGGTTCGGGCAAGACCACGATTGCGGAACTGCTCGTGGGGCGGAAGTTTGCGGACGCGGGGTCGGTCGAGGTGTTCGGCGAGAATCTCCGCCGCGGACGGGGGCGGGCGCTCAACCGGGTGCGGCGTCGGCTTGGCGGCGTCGGCGGCATTTTCGGCCTCGTGCCGACCTACACGGCGGCCGACAACATCACTTACCCGCTGGTGCTGGCGGGCGTGCGCAAGCGGGCGCGCAAAGAACGGCTCCTGCGCATGCTCACCGAGTTCTCGCTCTTGACCCGCGCGCAGGATTACCCGGCGACGCTCACGCGGGTGGAGCAAACGCTCGTCCAACTGGCGCGGGCCTCGATCGCCGACCAGCCGCTGCTGGTGATCGACGAGCCGATGGCGGGACTCGACACGGCGACGGCGCGCCGGGTGTTCGAGTACCTGGTCAAAGCCTCGCTGTCGGGCCGGACGATGGTTCTCCTGATGTCGGACCATCCCCCCGGCACCCTGCCCAACAGCACCAGCTACGTGATCCGGGAGGGGAGGCTGACGTGA
- a CDS encoding permease-like cell division protein FtsX, with amino-acid sequence MTRTAHIAGEFARSLGRHPFTALGSLLSLTLLYLLFDLYWIGAATVEQVFARAVAEVQMEVFVREEVAEGEVAGVQAEVAAIPGVTGLQYISKEAAREIMQASLGMDLLAGYDTLNPLPRSFVLTFAPAALTSDGLAAIAGELRRMPAVADLYYNAEWLRKTEGTQAVILRVGLALGILILVTAVISSLNNLRLMIRTRAEGLAQMRLLGASRLFLVAPMLLEGAVLGGAAAAIGWAALWYARGQVSFTHVAPVFPPLAEIAGFCLGAALLGVVSGYLGVRRMLA; translated from the coding sequence GTGACCCGGACGGCCCACATAGCGGGTGAATTTGCGCGGAGCCTCGGGCGGCACCCGTTCACGGCGCTGGGATCGCTGCTCTCCCTGACCCTGCTGTACCTCCTGTTCGACCTGTACTGGATCGGGGCGGCGACGGTCGAGCAGGTGTTCGCGCGGGCCGTGGCCGAGGTGCAGATGGAAGTGTTTGTCCGGGAGGAAGTGGCCGAGGGGGAGGTCGCGGGCGTCCAGGCGGAGGTCGCCGCGATCCCCGGGGTGACCGGCCTTCAGTACATCTCGAAGGAGGCGGCGCGAGAGATCATGCAGGCGTCGCTGGGCATGGACCTGCTCGCCGGGTATGACACCCTCAACCCGCTGCCGCGGTCGTTCGTGCTGACGTTCGCGCCGGCGGCGCTCACGAGCGACGGTCTCGCGGCGATTGCCGGAGAGCTGCGGCGGATGCCGGCGGTGGCCGACCTCTACTACAACGCCGAGTGGCTGCGCAAGACGGAGGGGACCCAGGCCGTCATTCTGCGGGTCGGCCTGGCGCTCGGAATCCTGATCTTGGTGACGGCCGTGATCAGCTCGCTGAACAATCTCCGGCTCATGATCCGCACGCGGGCGGAGGGACTGGCGCAGATGCGCCTGCTCGGAGCCAGCCGGCTGTTCCTGGTGGCGCCGATGCTGCTCGAGGGGGCGGTGCTCGGCGGAGCGGCGGCGGCCATCGGCTGGGCGGCGCTCTGGTACGCCCGCGGACAGGTGAGCTTCACCCACGTCGCGCCGGTGTTCCCCCCGCTTGCTGAAATCGCCGGCTTCTGCCTCGGGGCCGCGCTCCTCGGAGTGGTCAGCGGGTACCTCGGGGTGCGGAGGATGCTCGCGTGA
- a CDS encoding peptidylprolyl isomerase gives MSRVKNGDTVTVHYTGRLADGTVFDSSREREPLVVNVGSGDVIAGFEKGLVGMAVGETRTLSLEPEEAYGDHRDDLVVQVETGQFPDHITPRIGEQLQVRQPDGSVVEVEITNIEDGLVTLDANHPLAGERLLFDVEIMGIG, from the coding sequence ATGAGCCGGGTGAAAAACGGAGATACCGTCACCGTCCACTACACGGGGCGGCTGGCCGATGGAACAGTATTCGACAGCTCGCGCGAACGCGAACCGCTGGTGGTGAACGTGGGCTCCGGCGATGTGATCGCCGGTTTCGAGAAGGGGCTGGTGGGGATGGCTGTGGGGGAGACGCGCACCCTTTCGCTGGAGCCGGAAGAGGCCTACGGCGACCACCGCGACGACCTCGTGGTCCAGGTCGAGACCGGGCAGTTCCCCGACCACATCACGCCGCGAATCGGCGAGCAGCTCCAGGTGCGGCAGCCGGACGGCAGCGTCGTGGAAGTCGAGATCACGAATATTGAGGACGGTCTGGTGACGCTCGACGCCAACCATCCGCTCGCCGGCGAACGCCTCCTGTTCGACGTCGAGATCATGGGGATCGGGTAG
- a CDS encoding RluA family pseudouridine synthase has protein sequence MAETRELTITVPETVAAERVDRFLAARAELNLTRNRIQRLIAKGLITVNGAAVAKRHEITAGDTIALVIPPPPPRAVIPEDLPLTIVYEDEFLAVVNKPAGMIAHPAAGRRAGTLVNALVHRYGTLAAGSAEDRPGIVHRLDRDTTGLLVVARNDDVYLALQKKLQAREIHRHYLALVCGHVREEEGTIDAPIGRSTAGRRKMQVNGIRARQAVTHYRLKDRFRSYDLLEVRLETGRTHQIRVHLAHLGHPVFGDPDYGGRESWHRGIHGPERPLAARLLAVMNRQALHAFRLAFTHPATGEALRFEAPPPEDFAELLRLLDAEGR, from the coding sequence ATGGCGGAAACCCGCGAGCTCACGATCACGGTTCCGGAGACGGTGGCCGCGGAGCGGGTGGATCGTTTCCTGGCGGCGCGGGCGGAGCTCAATCTCACGCGCAACCGGATCCAGCGGCTGATTGCCAAGGGGCTGATCACGGTCAACGGCGCGGCCGTCGCCAAGCGGCACGAAATCACGGCCGGCGACACGATCGCGCTGGTGATTCCGCCGCCGCCTCCGCGCGCGGTGATTCCCGAGGACCTCCCCCTGACGATTGTCTACGAGGACGAATTCCTCGCGGTGGTGAACAAGCCGGCGGGGATGATCGCGCACCCGGCCGCCGGGCGCCGTGCGGGGACGCTGGTCAACGCGCTCGTGCACCGCTACGGGACACTCGCGGCGGGATCGGCCGAGGACCGCCCGGGGATCGTGCACCGGCTCGACCGCGACACCACCGGGCTGCTGGTGGTGGCCCGCAACGACGACGTCTACCTCGCCCTGCAGAAAAAACTCCAGGCGCGCGAAATCCACCGCCACTACCTCGCCCTCGTGTGCGGGCACGTGCGCGAGGAGGAGGGGACGATCGACGCGCCGATCGGGCGCTCGACGGCCGGCCGCCGGAAGATGCAGGTGAACGGCATTCGGGCGCGGCAGGCGGTCACCCACTACCGCCTGAAAGACCGCTTCCGCTCCTACGATCTGCTCGAGGTGCGCCTCGAGACGGGGCGGACCCACCAGATCCGCGTGCACCTGGCGCACCTCGGCCACCCCGTGTTCGGCGACCCGGACTACGGCGGCCGGGAGTCATGGCATCGGGGGATCCACGGTCCGGAGCGGCCGCTGGCGGCGCGCCTGCTGGCTGTCATGAATCGTCAGGCGCTCCACGCGTTCCGGCTGGCGTTTACGCACCCCGCCACCGGCGAGGCGCTCCGGTTCGAGGCGCCGCCGCCGGAGGATTTCGCCGAACTGTTGCGCCTGCTCGACGCCGAGGGGCGGTGA